The following are encoded in a window of Poecile atricapillus isolate bPoeAtr1 unplaced genomic scaffold, bPoeAtr1.hap1 scaffold_336, whole genome shotgun sequence genomic DNA:
- the LOC131574466 gene encoding uncharacterized protein LOC131574466, with protein sequence MMEPLWEGSGRFREVLESSGKFWEVLESSGRFWKVPGGSGRFWKVLGGSRDDSSREFPTMMEPGRFWDVLEGSMDYSHQEFPTMMDSGMLWDVLGCSGMFWEVLGLFQSGIPRYFPAIRGFLSTTMTESGMLWDVLEGSRMIPAVNSPLFPSDQRVSQDHDDGVWDALGCSGMFWKVLGCSGIIPIGNSPLFSRDQGVPQDHDDGVWDALGCSGMFWKVLGLFPSGIPYFPAMRGFLSTTMTESGMFWDVLEGSRMIPPMNSLFPSDEGVPEHHDDGVSAQEHFGDVPVLVWDVLGCSGMFWDVLG encoded by the exons ATGATGGAGCCGctctgggaaggttctggaaggttCCGGGAGGTTCTGGAAAGTTCTGGAAAGTTCTGGGAGGTTCTGGAAAGTTCTGGGAG gttctggaaggttCCGGGAGGttctggaaggttctggaaAGTTCTGGGAGGTTCCAGGGATGATTCCAGCAGGGAATTCCCAACGATGATGGAGCCTGGAAGGTTCTGGGATGTTCTGGAAGGTTCCATGGATTATTCCCATCAGGAATTCCCAACAATGATGgactctgggatgctctgggatgttctgggat gttctgggatgttctgggagGTTCTGGGATTATTCCAATCGGGAATTCCCCGTTATTTCCCGGCGATCAGGGGGTTCCTGAGCACCACGATGACGGagtctgggatgctctgggatgttctggAAGGTTCCAGGATGATTCCAGCTGTGAATTCCCCGTTATTTCCCAGCGATCAGAGGGTTTCTCAGGACCACGATGACGGagtctgggatgctctgggatgctctgggat gttctggaaggttctgggatgttctgggattATTCCCATCGGGAATTCCCCGTTATTTTCCCGCGATCAGGGGGTTCCTCAGGACCACGATGACGGagtctgggatgctctgggatgttctgggatgttctggAAGGTTCTGGGATTATTCCCATCAGGAATTCCCTATTTCCCAGCGATGAGGGGGTTTCTCAGCACCACGATGACGGAgtctgggatgttctgggat GTTCTGGAAGGTTCCAGGATGATTCCACCCATGAATTCCCTATTTCCCAGCGATGAGGGGGTTCCTGAGCACCACGATGACGGAGTCTCCGCGCAGGAACATTTTGGAGATGTACCGGTCCTTgtctgggatgttctgggatgttctgggatgttctgggatgttctgggatga
- the LOC131574468 gene encoding small nuclear ribonucleoprotein Sm D2 isoform X1, translating to MSLLNKPKSEMTPEELQKREEEEFNTGPLSVLTQSVKNNTQVLINCRNNKKLLGRVKAFDRHCNMVLENVKEMWTEVPKSGKGKKKSKPVNKDRYISKMFLRGDSVIVVLRNPLIAGK from the exons gagtcTCCTGAACAAGCCCAAGAGCGAGATGACGCCCGAGGAGCTGCAGAAGCGCGAGGAGGAGGAGTTCAACACGGGCCCTCTGTCGGTGCTGACGCAGAGCGTGAAGAACAACACCCAGGTGCTGATCAACTGCCGCAACAACAAAAAGCTCCTGGGGCGTGTGAAAGCCTTCGACAG GCACTGTAACATGGTGCTGGAGAACGTCAAGGAGATGTGGACGGAGGTGCCCAAGAGCGgcaaagggaagaagaaatccAAACCCGTCAACAAGGACCGGTACATCTCCAAAATGTTCCTGCGCGGAGACTCCGTCATCGTGGTCCTGAGGAACCCTCTGATCGCTGGGAAATAA
- the LOC131574468 gene encoding small nuclear ribonucleoprotein Sm D2 isoform X2: MSLLNKPKSEMTPEELQKREEEEFNTGPLSVLTQSVKNNTQVLINCRNNKKLLGRVKAFDRHCNMVLENVKEMWTEVPKSGKGKKKSKPVNKDRYISKMFLRGDSVIVVLRNPLIAGK; the protein is encoded by the exons gagtcTCCTGAACAAGCCCAAGAGCGAGATGACGCCCGAGGAGCTGCAGAAGCGCGAGGAGGAGGAGTTCAACACGGGCCCTCTGTCGGTGCTGACGCAGAGCGTGAAGAACAACACCCAG GTGCTGATCAACTGCCGCAACAACAAAAAGCTCCTGGGGCGTGTCAAGGCCTTTGACAG GCACTGTAACATGGTGCTGGAGAACGTCAAGGAGATGTGGACGGAGGTGCCCAAGAGCGgcaaagggaagaagaaatccAAACCCGTCAACAAGGACCGGTACATCTCCAAAATGTTCCTGCGCGGAGACTCCGTCATCGTGGTCCTGAGGAACCCTCTGATCGCTGGGAAATAA
- the LOC131574468 gene encoding small nuclear ribonucleoprotein Sm D2 isoform X3, with protein MSPECPQSVPKVSPRCPQSVPRVSPKCPQNNTQVLINCRNNKKLLGRVKAFDRHCNMVLENVKEMWTEVPKSGKGKKKSKPVNKDRYISKMFLRGDSVIVVLRNPLIAGK; from the exons atgtccccagagtgtccccagagtgtccccaaggtgtccccaaggtgtccccaaagtgtccccagagtgtccccaaagtgtccccagaaCAACACCCAGGTGCTGATCAACTGCCGCAACAACAAGAAACTGCTGGGGCGCGTGAAAGCGTTTGACAG GCACTGTAACATGGTGCTGGAGAACGTCAAGGAGATGTGGACGGAGGTGCCCAAGAGCGgcaaagggaagaagaaatccAAACCCGTCAACAAGGACCGGTACATCTCCAAAATGTTCCTGCGCGGAGACTCCGTCATCGTGGTCCTGAGGAACCCTCTGATCGCTGGGAAATAA